ATGGGTCAGGACGGTACGGATCTCGTGCACGAACCGGGCGACGGGGGAGCGGGGCTCAAGGCCAACGCGATCGGATTCCTCGACGCGCTCGTCATCGGCCTGAACTCCACCTCGCCCGCCTACTCCCTGGCCGCCGTGCTCGGCCCGATCGTGGCCCTGGTCGGGATCTACGCGCCGGGCGTGATGCTGGCCTCCTTCGTGCCGATGCTGCTCATCGCCGCCGCCTTCTACTACCTGAACAAGGTGGACCAGGACTGCGGGACGACCTTCTCGTGGGTCACCCGGGCCATGGGCCCCTGGGCGGGCTGGCTCGGCGGCTGGGCCATCGCCATGACGGGCGTACTGGTCATCGGCTCGCTCGCGGACGTCGCCGTCAATTTCGGCCTGCTGGCCTTCGGACTCGACGACTGGGCCGCCAACGCCTGGATCCGGCAGTCCCTCACCGTCGCCGTGATCCTGGCCATGACCGCGATCTGCGTCATCGGCACCGAGCTCTCGGCCCACCTCCAGGACATCCTCATCCTCGCCCAGGTCTTCTTCCTGCTGGCCTTCGCGGTGGTCGCCATCTACCGGATCTACGCCGGCACCAGCACCCTCGAGGAGATCGAGCCGTCCATCACCTGGCTCAACCCCTTCGGCGCCGGCGGCGCCGCCCTCACCGGCGGACTGCTGCTCGGCGTGTTCATGTACTGGGGCTGGGAGTCCGCGGTCAACCTCACCGAGGAGGTGGAGAACTCCGCCACCGCGCCCGGCAAGGCCGGGATCTGGTCGACGGTCATCCTCCTGGTCACCTACCTGTCCGTGTGCTTCGCGGTCGTC
Above is a genomic segment from Streptomyces sp. NBC_01233 containing:
- a CDS encoding APC family permease, translated to MGQDGTDLVHEPGDGGAGLKANAIGFLDALVIGLNSTSPAYSLAAVLGPIVALVGIYAPGVMLASFVPMLLIAAAFYYLNKVDQDCGTTFSWVTRAMGPWAGWLGGWAIAMTGVLVIGSLADVAVNFGLLAFGLDDWAANAWIRQSLTVAVILAMTAICVIGTELSAHLQDILILAQVFFLLAFAVVAIYRIYAGTSTLEEIEPSITWLNPFGAGGAALTGGLLLGVFMYWGWESAVNLTEEVENSATAPGKAGIWSTVILLVTYLSVCFAVVGYAGTTFLAENAAEEEAIFAVLAHEVMGGWDWVVLLAVCTSALASTQTTIIPASRTALSMARRHALPPPLAHIHPRFRTPDVSTWWVAGIAIGWYLVVNQISENALLDSLTALSLLIAFYYALTGLACAVYYRRHLRESVHNLLLIGVGPVVGAALLIWLLVESIGDMSDPENSASGVSWFGLGPPLVIGIAIAVVGVLVMCFWRVRDGRFWQERRGVVDPALVHTGKR